The following nucleotide sequence is from Cucumis melo cultivar AY chromosome 1, USDA_Cmelo_AY_1.0, whole genome shotgun sequence.
CAAGTTGGATTTTGATTTAACTTTTcggttgtttatttttttaaaaaagatttctGTCAAAAGAGTTGAAGTATTTGAAAGCCACTAAAAATAATGGTTGAATTaatgattttataaaataaatttgtttaagataaacatttgaaattaatttttttaaaaaaataattttaaagtgTTTTTAAGGGTTAGATCTCCCCTTAATTTGTATTCTTTAAAATTTCCAGGTGTCCTTAATAATCTCTCCCTTGGAATATATTTTCTTGATTTCTATCACTTTGCTGGCCAACTCCACTTGCCAAACTAATATGACCACCACCTCCGCCACTGATAACTCGGACAATAGCTATAGTAGACGATCAAGTTTGACAaccatttttaaattattagttCATAATAGTTTAATTATAGTGTAATTTGACATTAATAAAACTACTTCTAGCATGTAACGAATCATACAAACCTTAAATCGGCCTAAACATGTTTTTTTACAATGATTTTTtgaaaagttttttcttttctaagtCAATTTAAATATGATCTTCAAATATTCTAACGAAATCCTAAATTGATCTTGAAAATCGCCTAGACATAACTCGATTCATTAATGTCGtcttatttaataaataatttatttttttagtttttgatttgcaTATAAGTGTGGTTTGTGTGAACATTACATCTACATATGATATCTCAATGAAACCTCATTTTCTATCCCCAAAATATATCCATGGTGTTTCTCAACGTCCTCTTCAAATGATTAGTATAGATATTAGGTATGAGAATTTTATATGATGGTTGCTTTAAGTAGTACCATTGCATGGAATCTTCCTCCTTGAAACCTTTTTTCTTGAGCCGTGGAGTAGTGTTTTGTTCCTCTCtgggtttgattttttttgtttctttgttgTCTTGTTTATAGAAGGGAGCGCCCTGATCAACTTATTTAACAACACCGTGTGTTTGATCCTCTCATTTTTAATAATCTAGGTTTCTGACTTCCAACAGTGGTGTAAGACGTCGAGAGTTTGTGGGCTTCACTCGATGCGGTCCGTATGGCCCGTCAGAAGTATTGTCTCTCTCAAGTCCTAAACTACTAATCTTTTCGAACAACATTTTTGTTAGTCGAAAGATTATCTTTTTCTTGTATTATTAACGTCGTTTTGACCTCAAacctttaattaaaaaaaaaaaatcaatcctAACTCGAGGATAAAAAAAcctttttaaaaattctttgaaaaaaaaaacaaaacaaaatagtGATGGAtcacaaatttcaaaaaaaaaacaaaataaatatgaacCTAATATATTCCAATTGGGATATCACTAAAAAGAGAggaaaatcattttttttttttaatgttgatTCAACATGATTACATGAGAAGCACTTAGTCATGAACTACTCCCTCCAGCATCGTCGTTCAAGCAATTATTCAAATCAACTCATAAACATGAACCCTTTTCTTTCTCTATAAAATCCTCAAGAGAAACAAAACTCTATGTAGAGCCCCAAAACACATTGtattataaaatatcaaaacatGGCTCTCGCAAGGCAGCTGATCTTCTCTGCAGCTCCTGTGCTGCTGCTATGGCTGTTGGCCTCCGCCGTCGTTTCTTCTGCGGCGGACTATTACGACTTTCCCGACATTGGTGATGCCGGAGTGCCGATCTACGATAAATCACTCCCGTCGTATGGCAGTGATGGGATGGTACCGCTCAGGATCGCTGTTGAAGGAGTTGTTTCTTGTAAAAATGGCACTAAATACCATCCTCTTAAAGGTAAGCTTTGTGTTTCGCCCATGGCtattatttggtttttttctttctttaatacaaaaagaaagttaCTCATTTAATATCATTGTTGTTTTGCATAAAATTCAAGAAGATATTCATTGCAAGGATGGTTTTGAAACTCTTTACTTGTAGGTATTGTAGCAAGATTCACATGTATGGCTTTGAATGAAAAAGGCAAAGAAATGGCTCCTTTTTCATTCTCAAGCTTTCCAAGCGACAGCAATGGCTATTTCTTAGCCACATTGTCAGCTTCCAGGCTCAAAGGCAAAGCCAAAGTGACACAATGcaaagccttccttcctccttATTCTCCATGTGAGGCCTGCAAATACCTTACCAACGTTAACCATGGCGTTGCCGGTGCTCTCTTTCGTTCTTTTCGCATTCTCACACACAAGAAGATGAAGTTGTACTCCCTTGGATCTTTCTTCTATTCCTCACAACCAAATATATAATGCCTCAAGTTTTTATGATCGATTTCAATTcatgtttattgttttatttttggttttttgtCTTCCTTTTGGGTTTTATTTGTTGTTTTCCATTTAGTTATTTCAATGGATGATGAGTgcgaaaagaagaaataatttAAGATGTGTAAGCTATTTTAATTTGTGTATTTCACATTCTCATCAAGAAATTTATGTGtaatattcttttaatttttctatcatCATTTTAAACCATCGAACCAAATTCCTaagataaattaaaaataataaatttgacgaaataattacaacatatagcaaaatttcagattttataGATAATAGATATTAATAAACACTGATCTATTGGAAGCATTGATAGACAGTGACAGAAATTTATCAatttctattattgatagaatccaaaatttcgTGTAAAATAACTGCTTggtatttttatttaaatttagtttgTAATGATCTAGGCGGTgtgattttcaattttttttcgcAATTTAGATTTTATGGTGAATAATATTGCTTAGGTTTTATTGAGATTTAATTTCTCTATGTACATATCAATCCAAAACAAACTTGAAAACTTAAAGTTAAAGTGCTTGGTTTGTGTTAGTAAGGTTCGTATGTCTTTTTTTAAAGGATAACGATTTAGGTGCAATTCCTGAAGAGACAATGATTAAGTGTAATCTAGGTCGCAATTAATCCAATATAAtccatttttttataataaaataataaaaacataaataataataataaatatttctaaaattgcGACCACATAGTTTGATGGACGTGCTTTTTGCCGCTAGTTGTGACCAACGTGCGTGGCTATAAATTTATTCTCGGGAGGGCTTCGACTAATCTTAGGTGTGATTGGGCCACATAGAGCAGGTCTTGATGATTTGACTCCCAACATATACATACAACCAACAAGGATTGGTAATTTCATACCTAAATTTTGATAACAAAATTTCATCTTACAAATCAAATCTTAAAGTctacaaattatttttttttgaaaaaagtacGAATACAGCTGGATCTTACCAAGTAAAattcaaagataaaatttagGGACAATAATGCATGTTTCCTAACACGAAGCTTACAACTTTGGTAGATTTATTATTGGTATTTGTTTACAGAAGAGctttgaaaaaaatttattcgtggagttgaacttgtgttgacaTTATATTTGTGTTTTGATCTCTAGTATATGATCCTTTAATTCTTTCGGTTGGATGGATGGTTACGTTGATTTGAGAATGATTGGAGTTGTGTACTTTTATGGTCTTGGGTCTAGTTGGTTCATGAACTAGATGGAGTAGCTCATGATTTGGGCAATATTTAACatttgggctaaattaaactAACTTGATCCAACGGTCAACATGTGGCATTAGAATTGACCAATTTATGTAactttaatttgggacacatgtcaatttttaattaatctcaaatttaattattttaataagtgacaatttgtgattggttccaaaatttcttattatatttcattttcttaaatACTATTTACGTTTATCTTATTGTTTTTTaacataatacaaataaaactACGTAAATCTTAATCATAAATACATCCACATGCTACTTGAGTTATACTCTCTTTTACAATTTTTGTATGGAGacctaaatctaattaaacGCCCATAAATGTATATCTAAACATGAATCATACACTAAACatcaaaatcataaaaaaaatccaataataaaaaaaaatccaataatTATATGCACTAAACAAAGTGTATGAAATTTATTCAAACAGGTCAAagttatttttaatttcaatactACTCCAAATTCTTATAATTAAAAACAAGGAtcaatttgatatatatatatatattatttgcaTTACGCCCTCAACGTTTTGCGCCACTAAAGTCCCATAATGTTTGTTCCCATCGTGCATCCAATAACTTTTCataccataaaaaaaaataccaaaataaaaaaaatataatgtaGATACATGCAATGTATAAACTAAACCATGCAAcatattatatatgtatatatatagaggCTTCTTAAGGctcaaattcaaatcaaagtCCTTTCCTTTTCTCTGTATTGTTATCATTTTCCACTTGAAAATGGGTTCTCTACATGCAGTTTCCTTGTCACTTTTGGTCATCAGTATTATTGTTGGTTCAGCTAATGGTGATATCTATGATGGTGCGTCTTATGATTTTATGACATCCAAATTGGCTAAGGATCAAGAAAGGCTTCTCTCTACCATGATTGGCATTGAAGGAATTATTCTTTACAAATTTGGCTCATCAATTTCCCCTCTTCAAGGTAagctttaattatatatatacccGATCTTTACGTGTGGCTAAGAGTTTATATAccaaaataaatacaaatataacaaaatattacttACAATATATTGATAAACACTAATTAGACcgtaaaattttactatataaatattttcaatagttttgtcGTTTAAAAGTATACATTGTCAATTTTGATACACGGTAACTATTTAAGTTTTAAGTGTTTGCTTATGTTGAATATAGTAATTATATATTTCCTTTTCCATGGATCTTCGAGTCAATTTAAGAGTATCATTAGACTAATTTAATAGTATATGATGGTTGAAATGAAACTTGTCCTTAAATATTTCTGATTACTCGACGGATTCTTAATAATATATACGAGGATATAtggttaattttttaaaattaaacctattttatctttcttattaaaatttacattttttttagtgCAACAATTGAATTCTTATCGAAAACtatatttttattagttttcaaaatttgacttgtgtttttatataaaagtagataacaagtaaaaaaatttgaaagtgTAAGTATTATCCATAGTCTtgtacatttttaaaaaacaaaaactgaaAAACTAAATAATTACCAAACAGGATCTTAATTTTTGAccaaattctatttttttccatgCACACAAGATAAACCTAAACTTGCTAACTAACATTAACTTGTATTACACATATCAATCTTTAAGGCCGTTAAAGGTTCAACCTTTCATCCTacgtatatatttaaaaaataagtttgtGCTTTATACATTGCAGGAGGTTTGGCAAGAATAACATGTAAAACAGTGGATGAGTATGGCTATGAGGCAGCTTCTTACACATTTTTAAGTGAGTCAAGTGATGAAAATGGCTATTTCTTGGCAACATTATCTCCTTCAGAGGTAGAAGACAAGAGAGAGTTGAAGGAATGCAAAGCTTTTCTAGAAGTCTCACCATTAGAGAACTGTCAATCTCCTTCTGACCTCAACAATGGAGTCTCTGGTGCTCTTCTCCATTCTTACAAATTTTTGGTTCATAATAACATGAAACTCTTCTCTGTTGGGCCTTTCCTTTTCACTTGCCAAACTTAAAACAGGAAGATATATTCAATATACATGTAtgtatgataattattaacgatctatatatatatatatatatatatatatatacacacgtTGTCGTCAAATGAAGCTTAGTTAAGAGACTTTAACCTGAAAATTCGGAAAGAATTTTGAAGGTCATTAGTGCCATTATCAAATTTGAGATTATAAAATAGTTTTGTTTTATAATTgtctaattattcttttaagGCCATTTCCAGTAAATGGAGACCAAACCTTCAACCTTGAGAAATAAAAGTTTTATACTAGCTAATTAGCATTGAATTAATCTCACTTTGTTCAAAATCGACAATTTTAATAGGCATATTTCGTTAATAATAACATGAACCATCTTCAAAAACTAAACgacaattttagtttttttattttatcattttcttCACTCACATCTtaaaatatttcataaaaatacAAGTAGAATTTGTCAAATAGCAAAATTTGATTGGATAACCTAATGAGATGTAAGCAAATAAATAATGTTTGTGATGtaccaaaatattttttatttttaaattaaatatagaaaCTAAATTATAAGTTATTAAATTATTACCATTCGTGAAAATTCCATATGAATTCAATTTCTTCTCATTTACTTattcattttcttaaataaagttttgaaaaaaaaagtgttaagACAACAAACCTCCGAAATAGataatgatataatattgtCCAGATATCCACTCTTATTTTTTTGTGATATAATTTCAAAGGAGCACGTATCTATCAATTGTGATAGTTGtctttatttatatatctaAAATCATTCATTTATCTAACCAACGTGAGACTTTGGTCGCATTATAAAAGGTATAACAAATACAAAAAATTAACCACAAAAATGTCTTCATCAAAATTCATAATTTTGTTCTTTTACAAATTTAGCTCTAATGTTATTTTCCTCTAAAATGTTAGCAATTATAAATAGTACATATCCATGAATGCATAAGAAAATTCTCTTTTTCACGACATTTAGAGTAAAACTTAGTTAGAGGATTAAGTTTGCAATTATTTCTTTAAAGTTTAAGATTAAAATTACAAAAGGCTTATCACAAAATTTGAGATGTAATTTACCTTAAATCTTCGATTTATCAAAACAATTTTAATTGATGAAGATAAATTTGACAATTACGTACTATTTTCCATTACTCATTGATTAAAAACTTTATGCGAGAGGAAAAGTCCTTCCATGAGTTCAGCCACTGGATAAAATTTTTCCGCGGAGCGTCATCGAAATTCCCACCATTTTCAAGAACCTCAGGTaccttttctcttttatttatttctctgTTCTCGTATAGTTCTTCCCATAATCTATTTTACGCATCAATTTCTTGGATAAAGTTAATCTTCGAATTGGGTCACAAACTGTTTGAAGAAATGCCCGACTTAATTGCCCAATTGATTTGTTCCTATTTTAAGCTCGTCTAGTTTCTCTGGTGTTCTTGTAGGATGGGATTCTTTTCGCTTGACTTCATTAGCTGATTACATAAAATTTGCAGGGACTGTGTTATTTGTATCTACGGAAATTCCTTTACCCACTTTCTGTCCCCATTCGTTTAAGATGCTAGCCACATTTCCCACATCATCCGTAGTTTCATCTTCTCATTCCAAGGAATTTATTAATGTATTCTACTTCAAATCTAAAGGGAATGTTTCTTTTAATTCACATTTTCGAGTTCCATGGAGA
It contains:
- the LOC103492799 gene encoding protein SEED AND ROOT HAIR PROTECTIVE PROTEIN-like; protein product: MALARQLIFSAAPVLLLWLLASAVVSSAADYYDFPDIGDAGVPIYDKSLPSYGSDGMVPLRIAVEGVVSCKNGTKYHPLKGIVARFTCMALNEKGKEMAPFSFSSFPSDSNGYFLATLSASRLKGKAKVTQCKAFLPPYSPCEACKYLTNVNHGVAGALFRSFRILTHKKMKLYSLGSFFYSSQPNI
- the LOC103492798 gene encoding protein SEED AND ROOT HAIR PROTECTIVE PROTEIN-like, coding for MGSLHAVSLSLLVISIIVGSANGDIYDGASYDFMTSKLAKDQERLLSTMIGIEGIILYKFGSSISPLQGGLARITCKTVDEYGYEAASYTFLSESSDENGYFLATLSPSEVEDKRELKECKAFLEVSPLENCQSPSDLNNGVSGALLHSYKFLVHNNMKLFSVGPFLFTCQT